The following coding sequences are from one Lysinibacillus sp. FSL W8-0992 window:
- a CDS encoding peptidoglycan DD-metalloendopeptidase family protein: protein MSTNGTQSNKPMDLLVALGVNDEVSRKNINTYIKRLKNINTLTINFDVKGFNTTLFMEYEQQINALQQHLDTLNVQLQNVGAGSSPTLSQFNEFKQQITTTVKSIDKLNEAIDDSNVIVKSFYKRLANIPTGDLQSLEQLLKQLKREVEKVNSNQIQLNGLQETQQSLQNLETTLSNFYALYNAYANNTDFEQLASQISDLNTQINDIQFGEGFNIAGISEISSQLENINQGIMEFSKNTKEASQSSTSLGDTFLKAIDITSTLEDTFEHTGSGVAAFGKTLLSATGIGLGFMAVDFVIGKISESIAKAKQKAEDLKVAQEEILNSYTEHSTEIDGLVSRYDQLEDAMALGNTDVSVLAEYRDISNQLAEFLPNLVNGEDEFGNKIVGSSEALKVKIGLLKEQQVIAAQLAEQAANDDRDDNIKTRNKTITKLESKQKNLAEDVTSKLSNYADINPNIYEQVNFRDSKGKSTLKTSDDFDKKIKELTKLQSNAEKNGDGNLADYYQNLNNQVKHYKEEIVKNERELNQEVLAQKSDYIATIAQTISENDKLTESVKSNAEGFAAQLIAATDTSNLNTLQESLTTLFSNPNADSFITDITTAFQNMENATTETFDAMANETKDKISAIKGELSNLGLSEEEIGSIMDSLNQQFKETTKTQKELSIEMKLNNLTFGQAKEKVLGYKDEVDNLISTSEQLVGVSQNKVNNTSDLLFQYKMLTNQLKEHTEEELRNLSQKSNLTAEEQQLVNTLNSRDMIMNSLNKLYPTLLDQDGKAIILNQEKIKAIQEENHANDTLLKAYKLARDGKLTIEQQTTLDSANAIKKRIELKQTEIQSLMTLNLALQSVIDNQNKGTEMKNGEALGAMRASMIQAANNEKIVNGNSELNNFNKQLKNNIATIDSFITSNNSSIKSSNAVNNKAKESTYITDTYKQSLENLNLEIEKQVKLQSTLPKHSEEYRKSLEQQLKLEKDKLSIIEKQANSIQSQVSSSKINKTGMITSNESASSTAKKISGWSGKITSSYGGRLDPITGQPDKHLGIDISAKKGTRLEANVSGTVVKAGNAVKNKEHESYGNIVVIRDDSGIEHLYAHLDKTVAKVGEYIQAGTYIGDTGKEGRTTGPHLHYEARKNGQQIDPTAYYNNANSGTMPDSSNVVATGQQAIDQAKSELINLQMDILNQKEAIAKLEKEIIDAYLLPFEYKKSNYDKFLENSANRLKKYKESSKEYRNELDKQAQALIEKKKINVAEIEQLKQFINSGQLSTAVVAEYTEKLHELGKINSEIDFAIVDVDTSKLESYVSLVNDLINSFEDKRKTKDSALDYEYLVLNELDTASLKYQQSLEKINTTMREKQNINRQELSDIQNLMNTGQLFGEALTTANDRGTELKKDIKQLQLDIQDNNYEIIVNIKTQSDVAIADMQFEKDRAEGIRKMYEEGSADYAKYTDIMLKQQEKIAEKHLETSNKLAEELKQKDITIEKSKQIEDLLKAETLAYINATLAVKDYTKQLEEANKSKLEKIANDLISAYKDYVQERRDEHMKLIEDEINQENNKHEKIMNNLQDEMDLFRKNVEDKLKLLDRQESERDYEMEIGDMEKERNNVQSQYNLLLLDNSHEAKSKRKKLQEQLDELDKQIAERRHDREIELRKESLNDALETKEEEIDEKTKLQEKEHENVINNINREKEYWEKHYNDLLNDERKFAQLREDIMDKNFDKITADFQGYINEMKLTMPGLADTLNDTMKTVGLSIRQNVIDKLQEALNLIAKFNASQIESNVPPEGYNPEIDKNYGNGSSSKGNLSEANLKVLLGKFLTDNVANMLTGAAKEQAHYKGNIYGEAGHNQGATISKNTSFDSAISGLTNAEMETLKAYFKEQSNISGGAYTEYFNQFVNGGAIGGNSENAYNNASKYGIGTSLSVGDSRVLTAKYFKDVLVNQISDPTQQQILRNTADNMAKAGRDQGSKIQTNAGYKEITNTLNSMQISQLKNMMQNYVEFIQNPKLQDYFRSHIASLDSGGYMNWSGSGIDGKGGKAIIAHPNEIMLDSADTKGLFNSINIMDKILSNLSPSSLLQPATSMLKSFHSEGTTYGNINIEFNIDKMNGDMNDLNKFSKMINDNLLRKKGMRP, encoded by the coding sequence TTGAGTACTAACGGTACACAATCAAATAAACCAATGGATTTATTAGTCGCACTAGGAGTCAATGATGAGGTTTCAAGAAAGAATATTAATACATACATAAAGAGATTAAAAAACATAAATACGCTTACGATAAACTTTGACGTAAAAGGTTTTAATACGACTTTATTTATGGAATATGAACAGCAAATTAATGCCCTTCAACAACATTTAGATACGTTAAACGTACAACTGCAAAATGTTGGAGCTGGATCATCCCCTACCCTTTCACAATTCAATGAATTCAAACAACAAATAACCACAACAGTAAAATCGATAGACAAGTTAAATGAAGCTATTGATGATAGCAATGTAATTGTGAAATCATTTTATAAACGTTTAGCAAATATTCCTACTGGTGACCTACAATCATTAGAACAACTACTAAAGCAACTTAAAAGAGAAGTAGAAAAGGTTAATTCCAACCAAATTCAATTAAACGGCTTACAAGAAACACAACAAAGTCTGCAAAATCTCGAAACAACGTTATCTAATTTTTATGCATTATATAATGCCTATGCAAACAACACTGACTTCGAACAATTAGCTTCCCAAATCTCAGATTTAAATACACAGATCAATGACATACAATTCGGTGAAGGTTTCAATATCGCCGGCATTTCAGAAATCTCAAGCCAATTAGAAAACATTAATCAAGGTATTATGGAGTTTAGCAAAAATACGAAAGAGGCCTCACAAAGTTCTACTTCTCTTGGTGACACATTCTTAAAAGCAATAGATATAACTAGCACTTTGGAGGATACTTTCGAGCATACTGGATCAGGTGTAGCCGCATTTGGAAAAACACTTTTATCAGCAACAGGTATCGGTTTAGGCTTTATGGCGGTAGATTTTGTTATAGGGAAAATCAGTGAGAGTATTGCAAAAGCAAAGCAAAAGGCAGAAGACTTAAAGGTAGCTCAAGAGGAAATTTTGAATTCCTATACTGAACATTCCACTGAAATAGATGGTCTGGTATCAAGATACGATCAGTTAGAGGATGCTATGGCATTGGGAAATACAGATGTATCCGTACTTGCCGAATATCGAGATATTTCTAATCAACTTGCAGAGTTTTTACCTAATTTAGTTAATGGTGAGGATGAATTTGGCAATAAAATTGTTGGGTCCTCAGAAGCCTTAAAAGTAAAAATTGGTCTTCTTAAAGAACAACAAGTAATTGCCGCACAGCTAGCTGAACAAGCCGCTAATGATGATCGTGATGACAATATTAAAACGCGAAACAAAACCATTACTAAACTTGAGTCAAAACAAAAAAATTTAGCGGAAGATGTTACTTCTAAGCTATCTAATTACGCAGATATAAACCCTAATATATATGAACAAGTGAACTTTAGAGATAGTAAAGGAAAATCTACTCTTAAAACCTCTGATGATTTTGATAAAAAAATTAAAGAATTAACTAAGCTTCAATCAAATGCTGAGAAAAATGGTGATGGTAATCTAGCCGATTACTATCAGAATTTAAACAATCAAGTGAAGCACTATAAAGAAGAAATTGTAAAAAATGAGAGAGAACTTAATCAGGAAGTTTTAGCACAAAAATCGGATTACATCGCTACTATTGCCCAAACCATAAGTGAAAACGATAAATTAACGGAAAGTGTTAAAAGTAATGCAGAAGGTTTTGCAGCTCAACTAATCGCTGCCACAGATACAAGTAATTTAAATACTTTACAAGAATCTTTAACAACCTTATTTTCAAATCCAAATGCCGATTCATTCATAACCGATATAACAACCGCCTTCCAAAACATGGAGAATGCGACTACTGAAACTTTTGATGCTATGGCTAATGAAACTAAAGATAAGATATCTGCTATTAAAGGTGAATTGTCTAATTTAGGGTTAAGTGAAGAAGAAATTGGTAGTATTATGGATTCTTTAAATCAGCAATTCAAAGAAACTACTAAAACTCAAAAAGAACTATCAATTGAAATGAAGTTGAATAACTTAACATTTGGGCAGGCTAAAGAAAAAGTATTAGGCTATAAGGACGAAGTAGATAACCTTATTAGTACTTCTGAGCAACTAGTGGGTGTATCACAAAATAAAGTAAATAATACTTCGGATTTATTATTCCAATATAAAATGTTAACTAATCAATTGAAGGAACATACTGAAGAAGAACTAAGAAATCTTAGTCAAAAGAGTAATTTAACAGCTGAAGAACAACAACTTGTAAATACATTAAACTCAAGAGATATGATTATGAATAGCTTGAACAAACTTTATCCTACTCTTCTTGATCAAGATGGTAAAGCAATAATCTTAAACCAAGAAAAAATTAAAGCTATTCAGGAAGAAAATCATGCAAACGACACACTATTAAAAGCTTACAAACTAGCACGAGATGGAAAATTAACCATTGAACAACAAACGACATTAGATTCTGCAAATGCTATTAAAAAGCGAATAGAACTAAAACAAACTGAAATACAGTCACTCATGACATTAAACCTGGCTTTACAAAGTGTAATCGATAATCAAAACAAGGGAACTGAGATGAAAAATGGTGAAGCACTTGGAGCTATGAGAGCTTCAATGATTCAAGCAGCCAATAATGAAAAAATAGTTAATGGTAATAGTGAGCTAAATAATTTTAATAAACAATTGAAAAACAATATAGCAACAATCGATAGTTTTATTACATCAAATAATTCCTCAATAAAATCATCAAATGCTGTAAATAATAAAGCAAAAGAATCCACCTATATTACAGATACATATAAACAGTCACTAGAAAATTTAAATCTTGAAATTGAAAAGCAAGTAAAACTTCAATCTACCCTACCGAAGCATTCTGAAGAATATCGAAAATCATTAGAACAGCAATTAAAACTAGAAAAAGATAAATTATCGATTATAGAAAAACAAGCTAACTCTATTCAATCCCAAGTCTCTTCATCAAAAATCAATAAAACCGGGATGATTACAAGCAATGAATCGGCATCAAGTACTGCCAAAAAAATAAGTGGATGGTCGGGTAAAATTACAAGTTCCTATGGAGGACGTCTAGATCCTATTACTGGTCAACCAGATAAACATTTAGGAATAGACATTTCAGCTAAAAAAGGGACACGATTAGAGGCAAACGTATCTGGTACAGTCGTAAAAGCAGGTAATGCAGTAAAAAATAAAGAACATGAATCCTATGGAAATATTGTAGTCATTAGAGACGATTCGGGTATTGAACACCTTTATGCTCATTTAGATAAAACGGTAGCAAAGGTTGGAGAATACATTCAAGCAGGAACTTATATTGGTGACACTGGAAAAGAAGGGAGGACAACAGGTCCCCACCTTCATTATGAAGCGCGTAAAAACGGTCAACAAATTGATCCAACAGCTTATTATAATAATGCAAACTCAGGCACTATGCCTGATTCTTCTAACGTTGTTGCAACTGGACAACAAGCTATAGATCAAGCAAAATCTGAACTAATCAATTTGCAAATGGATATTTTAAATCAAAAAGAAGCCATTGCCAAATTAGAAAAGGAAATTATTGATGCGTACTTACTTCCGTTTGAATATAAGAAATCAAATTATGATAAATTTCTAGAAAATAGCGCTAATCGCTTAAAGAAATATAAAGAATCATCAAAGGAATACCGCAATGAATTAGATAAGCAAGCACAAGCATTAATTGAAAAAAAGAAAATTAATGTTGCTGAAATTGAGCAATTAAAACAATTTATTAATAGTGGCCAACTATCAACTGCTGTCGTTGCAGAGTATACTGAAAAACTACATGAATTAGGTAAAATTAATAGCGAAATTGATTTTGCAATTGTTGATGTTGATACCTCGAAATTAGAATCGTATGTAAGTCTTGTTAATGATTTAATCAATTCCTTTGAAGATAAACGTAAAACGAAAGATTCCGCCCTTGATTACGAATATTTGGTTCTAAATGAACTCGATACTGCATCCCTCAAATATCAACAATCACTTGAAAAAATTAATACAACCATGCGTGAAAAACAAAATATTAATCGTCAAGAATTAAGTGATATTCAAAATCTAATGAATACGGGACAATTATTTGGCGAGGCATTAACGACAGCTAATGACAGAGGGACCGAATTAAAAAAGGATATTAAACAACTCCAGCTTGATATTCAAGATAATAATTATGAAATCATTGTCAATATTAAAACCCAATCTGATGTAGCTATTGCAGATATGCAATTTGAGAAAGACAGAGCAGAAGGAATTCGCAAAATGTATGAAGAAGGTTCTGCTGACTATGCCAAATATACTGATATCATGCTTAAGCAGCAAGAAAAGATTGCAGAGAAACATTTAGAAACAAGCAATAAGTTAGCTGAAGAATTGAAACAGAAAGATATAACCATTGAAAAATCCAAACAAATTGAAGACTTATTAAAAGCGGAAACTTTAGCTTATATTAATGCCACACTTGCTGTAAAAGATTATACAAAACAGCTTGAAGAAGCGAATAAATCCAAGTTAGAAAAAATTGCAAATGATTTAATTTCTGCATATAAAGATTATGTTCAAGAACGTAGAGATGAACATATGAAATTAATTGAAGATGAAATCAATCAAGAAAATAATAAACATGAGAAAATCATGAATAATCTTCAAGATGAAATGGATTTATTTCGAAAGAATGTAGAGGATAAATTAAAACTTCTAGATAGACAAGAATCTGAACGTGATTATGAAATGGAAATTGGCGATATGGAAAAAGAAAGAAATAATGTCCAAAGTCAATATAATCTATTACTACTTGATAACTCACATGAAGCAAAATCTAAGCGAAAAAAACTGCAAGAGCAATTAGATGAACTTGATAAACAAATTGCCGAACGTAGACACGATCGAGAAATTGAATTACGTAAAGAGTCTTTAAATGATGCGCTTGAAACAAAAGAAGAAGAAATAGACGAAAAAACCAAGCTTCAAGAGAAAGAACATGAAAATGTCATCAATAATATTAACCGTGAAAAAGAATATTGGGAAAAACATTATAATGATTTACTTAATGATGAACGAAAGTTTGCACAATTAAGAGAAGACATTATGGATAAAAACTTTGATAAAATTACTGCGGATTTTCAAGGATATATTAATGAAATGAAATTAACGATGCCAGGATTAGCAGATACATTGAATGACACGATGAAAACAGTAGGTTTATCTATTCGTCAAAATGTTATAGACAAGCTACAAGAAGCATTAAATTTAATTGCTAAATTTAATGCTTCCCAAATTGAATCAAATGTTCCACCAGAAGGCTATAATCCGGAGATTGATAAAAATTATGGAAATGGTTCATCATCAAAAGGTAATTTATCTGAAGCAAACCTCAAAGTTTTACTAGGGAAATTTTTAACTGATAATGTTGCGAATATGTTGACAGGTGCTGCAAAGGAACAAGCTCATTATAAAGGTAATATTTATGGAGAAGCAGGTCACAACCAAGGTGCTACTATTTCTAAAAATACTAGTTTTGACTCAGCAATATCAGGACTAACTAATGCGGAGATGGAAACTTTAAAAGCATATTTTAAAGAACAATCTAATATAAGCGGCGGCGCATACACTGAATACTTTAATCAGTTTGTAAATGGTGGAGCTATAGGTGGAAATTCTGAAAATGCCTATAACAATGCTTCTAAATATGGTATTGGTACTTCACTTAGCGTAGGCGATTCTAGAGTGTTAACTGCTAAATACTTTAAAGATGTGTTAGTCAACCAAATTAGTGATCCTACACAGCAACAAATATTACGCAATACAGCTGATAATATGGCTAAAGCAGGTAGAGATCAAGGCTCAAAAATACAGACGAATGCAGGTTACAAAGAGATAACGAATACTTTAAATTCAATGCAGATATCTCAATTAAAAAATATGATGCAAAATTACGTGGAATTTATTCAAAACCCTAAATTACAAGATTATTTTCGAAGTCATATAGCATCATTAGATTCTGGTGGCTATATGAATTGGTCTGGTAGTGGTATTGATGGTAAAGGTGGCAAGGCAATCATCGCACATCCGAATGAAATTATGTTAGATTCTGCAGATACTAAAGGGTTGTTTAATTCAATCAACATCATGGATAAAATTTTGAGTAACCTCTCCCCTTCTTCATTGCTTCAGCCTGCAACATCCATGCTAAAATCTTTTCATTCTGAAGGGACTACATACGGCAACATCAACATCGAATTTAACATTGATAAAATGAATGGGGATATGAATGATCTCAATAAGTTTAGCAAAATGATTAACGACAACTTACTACGTAAGAAAGGAATGAGACCTTAG
- a CDS encoding distal tail protein Dit — translation MLESVHFMYDNISSKDMGVYIGWSSGNLFEENFLPQRRIIEKKIANNETPYFQRVEHDPLSFKLSFYLDDWVNEHDLRKIARWLFQPYYKPLVFDHNPNRVMYALVEGDSRLIHNGLKQGYVELTIRCDSPYSYSHEQILDKIEFRKSNKGYLLQDDITTFAEGQCHNMKITSNGLTIDELTNTWGILYANTLKWSDI, via the coding sequence GTGTTAGAATCAGTTCATTTTATGTATGATAATATTTCATCAAAAGATATGGGCGTTTATATTGGATGGTCTTCAGGTAATTTATTCGAAGAGAATTTTTTACCACAACGGCGTATTATCGAAAAGAAAATCGCTAATAATGAAACACCTTACTTTCAGAGAGTGGAACATGATCCACTCTCTTTTAAATTGTCTTTTTATCTTGATGATTGGGTAAATGAGCATGACTTAAGAAAAATTGCTCGTTGGCTCTTTCAGCCCTATTATAAACCACTAGTGTTTGATCATAATCCTAATCGAGTCATGTATGCACTTGTAGAAGGAGATTCTAGACTAATCCATAATGGCCTCAAACAAGGTTATGTCGAGTTAACAATCCGGTGCGACTCACCTTACAGCTATTCGCATGAACAAATACTAGATAAAATCGAGTTCAGAAAATCGAATAAGGGCTATTTACTTCAGGATGACATTACTACATTTGCGGAAGGACAGTGTCATAATATGAAAATTACTTCAAACGGATTAACTATTGATGAACTAACGAATACATGGGGCATCTTGTATGCCAATACTTTAAAATGGAGTGACATTTAA
- a CDS encoding phage distal tail protein produces the protein MKKWSSILNVKGSYISKIHSITNNAQKYFTTIATTILNVHAQQVEFYYSVSYDAVNWTKWQPLNLYSTDLVDQYGLQGLAFRYKIVMSATQEYQKPYIQAFSINFDPCAVVENLGDFNIKPKLWITKTNGNGSIEIINTKTNQKMQLENLIDNEEVYIHCQKEEIVSDRQNSGVYRYDDHNDEFLELLVGNNYIKANGDFDMRIRYQHQFIQQ, from the coding sequence ATGAAAAAATGGAGTTCAATTTTAAACGTAAAGGGCTCTTATATCTCTAAAATTCATTCAATTACAAATAACGCCCAAAAATATTTTACTACGATTGCCACAACTATTTTAAATGTCCATGCACAACAAGTCGAATTTTATTATTCAGTTTCATACGATGCAGTCAATTGGACAAAATGGCAGCCATTAAATTTATATAGTACAGATTTAGTAGATCAATACGGACTTCAAGGTTTGGCATTTCGCTATAAAATTGTTATGAGTGCTACGCAAGAATATCAAAAGCCATATATTCAGGCATTTTCTATTAATTTTGACCCATGTGCCGTTGTAGAAAACTTAGGTGATTTTAATATTAAGCCTAAGCTTTGGATTACAAAAACAAACGGCAATGGATCAATCGAAATCATAAATACGAAGACAAATCAAAAAATGCAATTAGAAAATCTAATCGATAATGAAGAAGTTTATATTCATTGTCAGAAAGAAGAAATCGTGTCAGATAGACAAAATTCAGGTGTCTATCGCTATGATGATCATAATGATGAATTTTTAGAATTACTAGTCGGAAACAACTACATTAAAGCAAACGGTGATTTTGATATGCGTATTAGATATCAGCATCAATTTATTCAACAATAA